A stretch of Spirochaetota bacterium DNA encodes these proteins:
- a CDS encoding nucleotidyltransferase domain-containing protein has translation MIHYRNEIIKRLQSIEKEFSVAILLAVESGSRAWGFESTDSDFDVRFIYAHPENWYVNVLPKRDVIEMPISDDYDFSGWDIKKALFLMSKSNPVLFEWLISPIIYKKDAAAYDAIRQCSERFFSPKTAIHHYLHMAEGNFREYLQGELVRVKKYFYVLRPLFACMWIEKYGSYPPMLFQELVEAVSLDTVLVNEIEMLLSRKKSGVELGLEKRIDVINDFLDEKITYYNAFASHVTHEMKGSASDLDNTFQKIIRR, from the coding sequence ATGATTCACTATAGGAATGAAATCATAAAACGTCTGCAATCCATTGAAAAAGAGTTTTCAGTTGCTATACTGCTTGCGGTTGAGTCAGGCTCACGTGCGTGGGGGTTTGAATCAACAGACAGTGACTTTGATGTCCGCTTCATTTATGCTCATCCGGAAAATTGGTATGTAAACGTGCTCCCGAAACGTGATGTTATTGAGATGCCGATCAGCGATGACTATGACTTTTCCGGATGGGACATTAAGAAAGCATTGTTCCTCATGAGTAAATCAAATCCGGTGTTATTCGAGTGGCTGATATCGCCTATCATATATAAAAAGGATGCTGCAGCTTACGATGCGATCCGACAATGTTCCGAGCGCTTCTTTTCGCCAAAAACCGCTATTCACCATTACCTGCATATGGCCGAAGGAAATTTCAGGGAATATCTTCAAGGCGAGCTGGTGCGTGTGAAAAAATATTTCTATGTACTTCGTCCACTGTTTGCGTGCATGTGGATAGAAAAGTACGGTTCGTATCCACCTATGCTGTTTCAGGAGCTTGTCGAAGCTGTATCGCTTGACACCGTGCTCGTCAATGAGATCGAGATGCTGTTATCGCGGAAGAAAAGCGGTGTTGAACTGGGGTTGGAGAAACGCATTGATGTTATTAATGATTTCCTTGACGAAAAGATCACATATTATAATGCCTTTGCATCACACGTTACTCATGAAATGAAGGGGTCTGCATCCGATCTGGATAATACTTTCCAGAAGATAATTCGACGATGA
- a CDS encoding AraC family transcriptional regulator, giving the protein MKARTLRSGSLIAIRRTDVTLPGFLHCGMHRYSSAHIPIPEHAHTGAVELCYLSSGHQIIDNGDERYEMRGNDVLITKPGVLHGSSEEPAEKCALYHVAVSEKPPLLGFDTADAKAILRALSSATRIFFPGNARMKTLFDDAFCAFRDKTPFYRSIIAIRIMDLLLEVVSAMPQREKKAVPEAVARAMRFADEHIGEPIDTPQMARAAGVSVPQMKRLFASEVGIPPKEFILRRKIDRAKEMLAAKRMPVTDIGLALGFSSSQHFATIFKRYAGVRPVDFRKKRT; this is encoded by the coding sequence ATGAAAGCACGAACGCTCCGATCAGGATCATTGATAGCCATTCGGCGCACTGATGTGACGCTCCCGGGATTCCTTCACTGCGGCATGCATCGATATTCCTCGGCACATATTCCCATACCGGAGCATGCTCACACCGGCGCCGTCGAACTATGCTATCTTTCTTCAGGGCATCAGATAATCGATAACGGGGATGAACGCTACGAAATGCGCGGCAACGATGTGCTCATCACAAAACCGGGCGTATTGCACGGATCGTCCGAAGAGCCGGCGGAAAAATGCGCGCTCTACCACGTCGCCGTGTCCGAAAAACCGCCGCTCCTCGGGTTCGACACCGCCGATGCGAAAGCAATACTCCGTGCGCTCTCTTCCGCGACGCGCATATTTTTCCCGGGGAATGCACGGATGAAGACGCTCTTCGACGATGCATTCTGCGCGTTCCGCGACAAGACGCCTTTCTACCGGAGCATCATCGCCATTCGCATCATGGACCTTCTGCTTGAGGTCGTATCGGCGATGCCGCAGCGCGAAAAAAAAGCCGTGCCGGAAGCGGTAGCGCGCGCCATGCGATTTGCCGACGAACATATCGGCGAGCCCATTGATACGCCGCAGATGGCAAGAGCTGCGGGTGTTTCGGTCCCGCAGATGAAGCGGCTCTTTGCTTCTGAGGTCGGCATTCCCCCGAAGGAATTCATACTGCGCCGGAAGATAGACCGCGCGAAGGAAATGCTCGCCGCGAAACGCATGCCGGTGACCGATATCGGCCTTGCGCTCGGGTTCTCATCAAGCCAGCATTTCGCGACGATATTCAAACGTTATGCGGGTGTGCGCCCGGTCGATTTCCGAAAGAAGAGAACCTAG
- a CDS encoding GntR family transcriptional regulator, translated as MRSQILAHMNANALKENDRLPSEREIARMTGVNVNTVGKVYRQLVDEGYLSRDVGRGTFVTSGLTKGKFLILVYQRHLQPGALFNRQLFDSTEDILREKGYAIEIIEVPYRNDAWLDSNRALYNRLAGGVYAGVFTGGIALTALYSDMLRECRIPVLSVGYPPVNGCNDFFYTDYEDLYRKACALLRERQSRAPVFICGETEIVRDGKFLPADTELLSLCSKAGVPYLPERHIRLPWSKMNESGFEEIRSFLAGREFDAVVCDNDIYSEITQLALFALQIDMKERIMVAHANRGLDRLIVVPVKKIYFDTRAFAERLSARMTELADSYEGPQNVPVTIRFED; from the coding sequence ATGCGCAGCCAGATACTTGCGCATATGAATGCCAATGCTCTGAAAGAGAACGACCGCCTTCCGTCGGAACGCGAGATCGCCCGCATGACCGGTGTGAATGTCAATACCGTCGGTAAGGTATATCGGCAGCTTGTGGACGAGGGATATCTCTCCCGAGATGTCGGGAGGGGCACCTTCGTCACTTCGGGGCTGACGAAGGGGAAATTCCTCATCCTCGTGTATCAGAGGCATCTGCAGCCCGGCGCGCTCTTCAATCGGCAGCTTTTTGACTCGACGGAAGATATTCTCAGGGAAAAAGGATATGCCATCGAGATAATCGAGGTGCCGTATCGGAACGATGCCTGGCTCGACAGTAATCGCGCACTGTATAATCGCCTTGCCGGCGGAGTCTATGCCGGGGTTTTTACGGGCGGCATTGCGCTGACCGCGTTGTATTCCGATATGCTCCGAGAGTGCCGTATCCCCGTGCTTTCCGTCGGCTATCCCCCGGTGAATGGGTGCAATGATTTCTTCTACACCGACTACGAGGATCTTTACCGCAAGGCATGTGCTCTGCTCAGAGAACGCCAAAGCCGCGCACCGGTGTTCATCTGCGGTGAGACCGAGATAGTCCGGGACGGGAAATTTTTACCAGCTGACACCGAACTCCTTTCACTCTGCAGCAAAGCCGGCGTACCGTATCTCCCTGAACGGCATATCCGTCTGCCGTGGTCGAAGATGAATGAAAGCGGTTTTGAAGAGATACGCTCTTTCCTTGCCGGGCGCGAATTCGATGCCGTTGTGTGCGACAATGATATATATTCTGAGATAACGCAGCTCGCATTATTCGCCCTGCAGATCGATATGAAAGAGCGTATCATGGTTGCGCATGCGAACCGAGGGCTTGACCGGCTTATCGTCGTGCCCGTGAAGAAGATCTATTTCGATACCCGTGCATTCGCCGAACGTCTTTCGGCGAGGATGACGGAGCTTGCGGACAGCTATGAGGGACCGCAGAACGTTCCCGTTACGATACGTTTTGAGGACTAG
- a CDS encoding endo-1,3-alpha-glucanase family glycosylhydrolase yields MMRLMPIGVLLLTLNCYADGVTRYLPFDPVPIKASQKKVFAHYHIFPKNMGGSTRPIENDYYSAGWLDRNGENNKHKTQGGYLRDRPLSLPPNPSMSDEEFARACADADVRDAINAGLDGFIINFTSSSTNDNWWKGTYSHVWNAARRIGPDFKLMLMPDCNIGFKSGDVNLFVDLVDRFRDDANVFRHDGKIVLAPYFGERFTPEKWKDILAALEANGTPVFLVPCVQGYFRLAAAYASVAPGFSEWSAICDTIGNATKEAAGGAAKLVHDAGFSIWMQPVRPQDFRPHGGTVNEAGNTTLLRESWMRAIENGTDWVQIVTWSDHYESSAIRPTMGAQYLFADLSAYFASYFRNGTPPPVSRDALFYCYRQHSSKALADTARQTKGLPIKFRGSQPVDEIEVVGFLAAPAAIGISCAGVSKTRDAPAGMSVFTVPFTEGRPEFFITRAGKEIVRTRGRFTMSDAMVFSDFMYFGGSSLRERNYAADPAFILDGCVLELSCNEVWGPLVYDSSGYGHHATAYETTNENEITTLPHAYGKDANAVFFFAPGTPGRREKHLSIPMVAVLSPAQMTVCAWVKPANEANGYIIDARDGSAGFAFGFSAPGKIGFTAGALSAAAEVAVDTNAWMHIAAVCDAASAAIYINGAKTASAKGGAVAVRTGGSMTIAKGYYGGIDEFMLFDRALPERSIAAIAAGNAVVHVEK; encoded by the coding sequence ATGATGCGACTCATGCCAATAGGTGTGCTGCTGCTTACGCTCAATTGTTACGCCGACGGCGTGACACGGTATCTCCCGTTCGACCCGGTACCGATAAAAGCATCGCAGAAAAAGGTATTTGCGCACTATCACATCTTCCCGAAGAACATGGGAGGAAGCACACGCCCCATCGAGAATGATTACTATTCGGCGGGTTGGCTCGACCGCAACGGCGAGAATAATAAGCATAAGACGCAGGGCGGGTATCTCCGCGACCGGCCGCTTTCGCTTCCGCCGAACCCATCGATGAGCGACGAGGAGTTCGCACGCGCATGCGCCGACGCGGACGTGCGCGACGCCATCAATGCGGGGCTCGACGGCTTTATCATCAATTTTACATCTTCTTCGACGAACGATAATTGGTGGAAAGGAACGTATAGCCACGTGTGGAATGCGGCACGGCGTATCGGGCCTGATTTCAAGCTCATGCTCATGCCGGATTGCAACATAGGATTCAAGTCCGGCGATGTGAATCTGTTCGTCGATCTTGTCGATCGGTTCAGGGATGATGCGAACGTGTTCCGACACGACGGGAAGATAGTCCTTGCGCCGTACTTTGGCGAACGATTTACGCCGGAGAAGTGGAAGGATATTCTGGCCGCGCTTGAAGCGAACGGGACACCGGTATTCCTTGTGCCCTGCGTGCAGGGATACTTTCGCCTCGCGGCAGCATACGCTTCGGTCGCGCCGGGATTTTCTGAATGGTCAGCGATCTGCGATACCATCGGTAATGCCACAAAGGAAGCGGCGGGAGGCGCCGCGAAACTTGTACATGATGCGGGCTTTTCTATATGGATGCAGCCGGTACGTCCGCAGGATTTCCGTCCGCACGGCGGCACGGTGAACGAAGCGGGGAATACGACGCTGCTACGCGAATCGTGGATGCGCGCTATCGAGAACGGCACCGATTGGGTACAGATTGTCACCTGGAGCGATCATTACGAATCGTCGGCGATACGGCCGACCATGGGGGCGCAGTACCTCTTCGCCGATCTTTCCGCGTACTTCGCATCGTACTTCCGGAACGGGACACCGCCGCCGGTCTCCCGAGACGCGCTTTTTTACTGTTATCGGCAGCATTCATCGAAGGCTCTGGCCGATACAGCACGTCAGACAAAGGGGCTGCCGATAAAATTCCGCGGAAGCCAGCCTGTCGATGAGATCGAAGTGGTCGGCTTTCTTGCCGCTCCGGCAGCGATCGGGATATCATGCGCCGGTGTTTCCAAGACCCGTGATGCTCCGGCCGGGATGAGCGTATTCACCGTGCCATTCACTGAAGGGCGTCCGGAGTTTTTCATCACCCGCGCGGGGAAAGAGATAGTACGTACTCGAGGGCGTTTTACGATGAGCGACGCCATGGTCTTCAGTGACTTCATGTATTTCGGCGGATCGAGCCTGCGCGAGCGTAATTATGCAGCGGATCCGGCGTTCATATTGGACGGATGTGTGCTCGAGCTTTCCTGCAATGAAGTGTGGGGCCCTCTGGTGTACGATTCATCGGGATACGGACATCATGCGACGGCGTATGAGACGACGAATGAGAATGAGATCACAACGCTTCCGCATGCGTACGGCAAGGATGCGAACGCGGTCTTTTTTTTCGCACCGGGCACGCCGGGACGCCGCGAAAAGCACTTGTCGATTCCGATGGTCGCGGTATTATCGCCGGCACAGATGACCGTCTGCGCATGGGTCAAACCCGCAAACGAAGCGAACGGCTATATCATCGATGCCCGTGATGGGAGTGCGGGTTTTGCGTTCGGTTTCAGCGCGCCCGGGAAGATCGGATTCACCGCAGGGGCGTTATCGGCTGCTGCAGAGGTCGCCGTTGATACGAATGCGTGGATGCATATCGCCGCGGTGTGTGATGCAGCATCAGCAGCGATTTATATCAACGGCGCCAAAACAGCTTCGGCGAAGGGCGGCGCGGTCGCAGTGCGGACCGGCGGGAGCATGACGATCGCGAAAGGATATTACGGCGGCATCGATGAGTTCATGCTGTTCGACCGAGCATTGCCGGAAAGATCTATCGCAGCGATAGCGGCGGGAAATGCCGTTGTGCATGTGGAGAAGTGA
- a CDS encoding endo-1,3-alpha-glucanase family glycosylhydrolase translates to MNIRTFFFCSAITASVVFAAPGPVRWESADKKGAPIAFEKIDTASLALPSEAFDTPRVVLGDDGAFAVAAGPGESYRGVVCSAGKLAEGEEFILPIRRIEAKATGWVSITVVLVNAKKQSIGFNLAPNLGFISSWTPAFRNLTGTFKFDAGVMLKLRRTSNTIAFFKNNEPFFQTNNDAGSVFDTVQVTVSMQKNDSAVLIEAAPAEIRALPAPVREWMPNYYDPSQAKYWPFIMPSKETLRASKRKLFAGYHSPFPVSINNKPEEHEYYVRPWADPFAKEGPKSHAAYGGYLREKPYYRLPKEGSWKVSDYEDEIRLAMAAGIDGFIYNIVSTSGNYWDMLLAVFEAAKNVSPDFKIVIMPDCACEFKNKDIATMVKVVGAFRDHPNVMRHNGKIVLAPWGAQRLTPEYWADVLKALDAAGTPVSFMPCTHGFWGDSKYAAFTGDGTYLDAVKHLCEGLMDSAVCCSLTQSLGNREVPKQVHDANIPVWVQTVRAQDPRAHAAVTWEANNSALYRETWDIAIKEGGPNDWVQIFCWNDQQESHTRPCTGTQYAWYDLGAFYGAWFKTGSMPRITNDAFYYTHRLHRNSAQYDAALQTIGKFKFHGSNAPSENIEMLAMLTAPATLAIEIDGKRFTTNAPAGVTSFLAPLAEGTSEFKIERGGRTFVHTRSKWTVSDTIVYETPHYFAGSSTRERNLAEGDAFPKKPLINLRCNETWGPYLYDCSGNNFHGKKNNFSDIRPVTGRENNGVCFVPMNTSNAIVTSMDKALRALSIAAWISPDTTPKGVIAEQRDGSAGYSLFCENGEIVFRAGNGPTAIAARCEVPARRWAFVCATFDGVHARIYIDGRPAAGGDVTGYVPAATGLTIGRKYEGRIDELSIFERVLTQVEIDAIYAYPPVMQ, encoded by the coding sequence ATGAACATACGAACGTTTTTTTTCTGTTCCGCCATCACAGCGAGTGTGGTTTTTGCCGCTCCCGGTCCGGTACGATGGGAGAGTGCCGATAAAAAAGGGGCGCCGATCGCGTTCGAGAAGATAGACACTGCGTCGCTTGCGCTCCCGAGCGAAGCGTTCGATACGCCGCGTGTCGTTCTCGGCGATGACGGCGCTTTCGCCGTTGCGGCAGGTCCGGGCGAAAGTTATCGCGGTGTCGTCTGCTCCGCAGGAAAACTTGCAGAGGGCGAGGAATTCATCCTGCCGATACGACGCATCGAGGCGAAGGCGACCGGATGGGTGAGCATAACCGTTGTTCTTGTGAACGCGAAAAAGCAGTCCATAGGGTTCAATCTCGCTCCGAATCTCGGCTTTATCTCGTCATGGACGCCCGCGTTCAGGAATCTCACCGGTACGTTCAAATTCGATGCCGGCGTTATGTTGAAATTGCGGCGAACATCGAATACGATCGCGTTCTTTAAGAATAACGAACCGTTCTTTCAGACGAACAATGACGCGGGATCCGTATTTGACACGGTACAGGTGACCGTCAGTATGCAGAAAAACGATTCCGCCGTACTTATCGAAGCGGCCCCTGCGGAAATACGTGCGCTGCCCGCACCGGTCAGGGAGTGGATGCCGAATTATTATGATCCGTCACAGGCGAAGTACTGGCCGTTCATCATGCCGTCGAAAGAGACGCTTCGTGCTTCGAAGCGGAAATTATTTGCCGGGTACCATTCGCCGTTCCCGGTCTCGATAAATAACAAACCGGAGGAACACGAATACTATGTGCGGCCGTGGGCCGATCCGTTCGCGAAGGAAGGACCGAAATCGCATGCCGCGTACGGCGGATATCTCCGCGAGAAGCCGTACTATCGCCTGCCGAAGGAAGGCAGTTGGAAAGTGAGCGATTACGAGGATGAGATACGGCTTGCCATGGCCGCCGGTATCGATGGGTTCATCTACAATATCGTGAGCACATCGGGCAATTATTGGGACATGCTCCTTGCGGTATTCGAAGCGGCGAAGAACGTAAGTCCCGATTTCAAGATCGTCATCATGCCCGACTGCGCCTGCGAGTTCAAGAACAAGGATATCGCGACCATGGTAAAAGTGGTCGGTGCGTTCAGGGACCATCCGAATGTGATGCGCCATAACGGGAAGATAGTGCTCGCGCCGTGGGGTGCGCAGCGGCTTACGCCGGAGTATTGGGCTGATGTGCTCAAAGCGCTTGATGCCGCTGGCACACCGGTATCGTTCATGCCGTGTACGCACGGGTTCTGGGGCGATTCGAAGTACGCGGCGTTCACCGGCGACGGCACGTATCTCGATGCGGTAAAGCATCTGTGCGAAGGGCTCATGGATTCGGCGGTATGCTGCAGCCTCACACAGTCGCTCGGTAACCGCGAAGTGCCGAAGCAGGTCCATGACGCGAACATTCCTGTATGGGTACAGACCGTCCGCGCACAGGATCCGCGGGCGCATGCCGCTGTCACTTGGGAAGCGAACAACAGCGCGCTCTATCGAGAGACATGGGATATTGCCATCAAAGAGGGCGGTCCGAATGACTGGGTGCAGATATTCTGCTGGAACGATCAGCAGGAAAGCCATACGCGGCCGTGTACCGGAACGCAGTACGCATGGTATGATCTCGGTGCGTTCTACGGCGCCTGGTTTAAGACGGGGAGTATGCCGCGGATTACGAACGATGCCTTCTATTACACGCATCGACTTCATCGGAACAGCGCGCAATACGATGCAGCGCTCCAGACGATAGGCAAATTCAAATTCCATGGATCGAATGCGCCGTCGGAGAATATCGAGATGCTCGCCATGCTTACCGCGCCGGCGACGCTTGCGATCGAGATCGATGGCAAGCGGTTCACGACCAATGCCCCCGCCGGGGTGACATCATTCCTTGCACCGCTCGCTGAGGGTACGTCCGAATTCAAAATAGAGCGCGGCGGGAGAACGTTCGTGCATACGAGAAGCAAATGGACGGTGAGCGACACCATCGTGTATGAAACGCCGCATTACTTCGCCGGGTCGAGCACGCGCGAGCGAAATCTCGCAGAGGGCGACGCTTTTCCAAAGAAGCCGCTTATCAACCTTCGCTGTAATGAGACATGGGGGCCGTATCTCTATGATTGCTCGGGGAATAATTTTCACGGGAAGAAGAATAACTTTTCCGATATACGTCCGGTGACGGGCCGCGAGAATAACGGCGTTTGTTTCGTTCCGATGAACACTTCCAATGCGATCGTAACCTCGATGGACAAGGCGCTTCGTGCATTGAGCATTGCCGCATGGATAAGCCCCGATACGACGCCCAAGGGGGTGATCGCCGAACAGCGCGACGGCAGCGCGGGGTATTCGCTTTTCTGCGAGAACGGCGAGATCGTTTTCCGCGCGGGGAACGGACCGACCGCTATCGCCGCACGCTGCGAGGTTCCCGCGCGCCGGTGGGCGTTCGTATGTGCAACGTTCGACGGGGTTCATGCGCGTATATACATCGACGGGAGACCGGCGGCAGGCGGCGATGTGACGGGGTATGTACCTGCAGCGACGGGACTTACGATCGGAAGGAAATATGAGGGAAGGATCGATGAGCTGTCCATTTTTGAGCGCGTGCTTACGCAGGTGGAGATCGATGCGATATATGCCTATCCGCCGGTGATGCAGTAG
- a CDS encoding enolase C-terminal domain-like protein, which produces MLEKYRSKLDSIVIDEIELMRFDVDVVRHYSWGNWYSRQIGFIRIASGSVSGWGENRITSNDKNVDVKKWGECFAELKGMPLSAALSLVAEKLSPWGNLRVEMAEMALIDLAGKKLGVSAAELLDMPGEKPVPGLYCVLEDDAAKAGAAAAAVKAMGYSSHIKVKLFGKPELDKAVITAVRKEMGRDTYIVGDVNCGYRMKKSTDPVDDIAPSLMALHAVGLNACEDPADMDHEQWVALQKKVGALDLIPDHIMRPAVKAIHTVIPGMGRIYNIHPGCMGSVIAAVALAKKVRSFGAKLMIGDDSLIGPALSSWQQVAVGLDAEWVEALEKEGESEVFLDCVRSQATEKQGGTMAIKASRPGFGLDIDTVALRKKALVSTIV; this is translated from the coding sequence ATGCTTGAGAAGTACAGGTCAAAATTAGATTCCATCGTCATCGATGAGATAGAGCTCATGCGCTTCGACGTGGATGTGGTTCGCCATTACAGCTGGGGCAATTGGTACAGCCGCCAGATAGGATTCATTCGCATCGCGTCCGGATCGGTCTCCGGGTGGGGTGAGAACAGGATAACCTCCAACGATAAGAACGTCGATGTGAAAAAGTGGGGCGAGTGTTTCGCCGAGTTGAAGGGCATGCCGCTCTCCGCTGCGCTCTCGCTCGTTGCCGAAAAACTTTCCCCGTGGGGCAATCTGCGCGTTGAGATGGCGGAGATGGCGCTCATCGATCTTGCGGGGAAAAAGCTCGGTGTTTCGGCGGCCGAACTTCTCGATATGCCCGGTGAGAAACCGGTTCCCGGTCTCTACTGTGTTCTTGAGGACGATGCGGCGAAGGCCGGCGCGGCGGCAGCCGCCGTGAAGGCGATGGGATACAGCTCACATATAAAGGTGAAACTTTTCGGGAAGCCCGAGCTTGATAAAGCGGTGATAACGGCCGTCAGAAAAGAGATGGGACGCGATACCTATATCGTCGGCGATGTGAACTGCGGGTATCGAATGAAAAAATCGACTGATCCTGTCGACGATATCGCCCCGTCGCTCATGGCATTGCACGCGGTCGGTCTTAACGCCTGTGAAGACCCCGCGGATATGGATCATGAGCAATGGGTCGCGCTGCAGAAGAAAGTCGGCGCGCTCGATCTCATTCCCGATCACATCATGCGTCCGGCGGTGAAAGCGATACACACGGTGATCCCCGGCATGGGAAGGATATACAATATCCATCCCGGCTGCATGGGGTCGGTTATCGCCGCGGTCGCGCTTGCGAAGAAAGTGAGGTCCTTCGGCGCGAAACTCATGATAGGCGATGACAGTCTCATCGGCCCCGCGCTTTCGAGCTGGCAGCAGGTCGCCGTCGGTCTCGATGCCGAATGGGTGGAGGCGCTGGAAAAAGAGGGCGAGTCGGAAGTGTTCCTCGACTGCGTGCGGTCTCAGGCGACGGAAAAACAGGGCGGTACGATGGCGATAAAAGCATCACGACCCGGTTTCGGATTGGATATCGATACGGTTGCATTGCGGAAAAAGGCGCTGGTTTCGACCATCGTGTGA
- a CDS encoding zinc-binding dehydrogenase, whose product MRAERIVFRDKLVCDVDRYDAEIRTDTDVLVETVASLVSAGTELAMYTKIHPRFSDPTNAWAKYPFFPGYSSVGIVRETGAAVKGLSAGDTIYFWGKHATYQVINAASSRYIKIPAGVDYEPFVFYHMAEIALTAPWQMSASFGKSVLVAGMGVIGNLAAQLYLLSGASHVYGVDIVDRRLSQANACGLHETVNPAGRSFVEALSSIGVAGVDIAVEAIGANPVIRECLKTVNKNGAAVLLGSPRTPMEVDLYDDVHCKGMKLVGAHEGSLTPDEKRAVEPYLITLLANGLLKTGPLITHRLTIDDAPAVYDGLLNRKDEFTGVLFTYGKQRAA is encoded by the coding sequence ATGCGTGCAGAAAGGATAGTTTTTCGCGACAAGCTTGTGTGCGATGTGGACCGCTACGACGCGGAGATACGCACCGATACCGACGTGCTTGTGGAGACCGTCGCCTCGCTCGTGAGCGCCGGGACGGAACTCGCCATGTATACGAAGATACATCCGCGCTTCAGCGACCCGACGAATGCGTGGGCGAAGTATCCGTTCTTCCCGGGCTACAGCAGCGTGGGCATAGTCCGCGAGACGGGAGCGGCCGTCAAAGGACTCTCGGCAGGCGATACGATATATTTCTGGGGCAAGCACGCCACGTATCAGGTTATCAATGCGGCGTCATCGCGCTACATAAAGATACCCGCCGGTGTCGATTATGAACCGTTCGTTTTTTATCACATGGCCGAGATAGCGCTTACCGCACCGTGGCAGATGTCCGCTTCGTTCGGCAAGTCAGTGCTTGTAGCCGGGATGGGCGTCATCGGCAATCTTGCGGCGCAGCTCTATCTTCTTTCCGGCGCGTCGCATGTCTACGGCGTTGATATTGTCGACCGCCGTCTGTCGCAGGCGAATGCATGCGGCCTCCATGAGACGGTCAATCCCGCAGGGCGGTCATTCGTCGAAGCGCTGTCATCCATCGGTGTCGCCGGTGTGGATATCGCCGTCGAAGCGATAGGCGCGAACCCGGTGATACGCGAATGCTTAAAGACCGTAAATAAGAACGGCGCAGCAGTGCTCCTCGGCAGCCCCCGCACACCGATGGAAGTCGATCTCTATGACGATGTACACTGCAAGGGAATGAAACTTGTCGGCGCGCATGAGGGATCGCTTACGCCCGATGAGAAGCGTGCTGTCGAGCCGTATCTTATCACGCTGCTTGCGAACGGACTGCTGAAGACCGGCCCGCTCATTACGCACCGCTTGACGATAGACGATGCTCCCGCTGTGTACGACGGACTTCTCAACAGGAAGGACGAGTTCACCGGCGTGCTCTTCACCTACGGGAAACAACGCGCTGCCTGA